In Streptomyces sp. SID8374, one genomic interval encodes:
- the aroC gene encoding chorismate synthase, with protein sequence MSRLRWLTAGESHGPALVATLEGLPAGVPVTTEMVAEALARRRLGYGRGARMKFEQDEVTFLGGVRHGLTMGSPVAVMVGNTEWPKWEQVMSADPVDPDELAKLARNAPLTRPRPGHADLAGMQKYGFDEARPVLERASARETAARVALGAVARSYLKETAGIEIVSHVVELAAAKAPYGVHPVPSDVEKLDADPVRCLDADASKAMVAEIDQAHKDGDTLGGVVEVLAYGVPVGLGSHVHWDRRLDARLAAALMGIQAIKGVEVGDGFDLARVPGSKAHDEIVAADDGIKRTSGRSGGTEGGLTTGELLRVRAAMKPIATVPRALATVDVVTGEAAKAHHQRSDVCAVPAAGIVAEAMVALVLADAVAEKFGGDSVAETHRNVQSYLDHLQIR encoded by the coding sequence TTGAGCAGGTTGCGCTGGCTGACCGCGGGCGAGTCGCACGGCCCCGCACTGGTGGCGACGCTGGAGGGCCTTCCCGCCGGCGTCCCGGTCACGACGGAGATGGTGGCCGAGGCGCTCGCCCGGCGACGGCTCGGTTACGGCCGCGGTGCGCGGATGAAGTTCGAGCAGGACGAGGTCACCTTCCTCGGCGGCGTACGGCACGGTCTCACCATGGGCTCCCCGGTCGCCGTCATGGTCGGCAACACCGAGTGGCCCAAGTGGGAGCAGGTCATGTCGGCCGACCCGGTCGACCCCGACGAGCTGGCCAAGCTGGCCCGTAACGCGCCGCTGACCCGCCCCCGCCCCGGCCACGCCGACCTGGCGGGGATGCAGAAGTACGGCTTCGACGAGGCCCGGCCGGTCCTGGAGCGCGCCAGCGCCCGGGAGACCGCCGCGCGCGTCGCCCTCGGGGCCGTCGCCCGCTCCTACCTCAAGGAGACCGCGGGCATCGAGATCGTCAGCCATGTCGTGGAGCTGGCCGCCGCGAAGGCGCCGTACGGCGTCCACCCGGTCCCCTCCGACGTGGAGAAGCTGGACGCCGACCCGGTCCGCTGCCTGGACGCCGACGCCTCCAAGGCGATGGTGGCCGAGATCGACCAGGCCCACAAGGACGGCGACACCCTCGGCGGAGTCGTCGAGGTGCTGGCGTACGGCGTGCCCGTCGGGCTCGGCTCGCACGTCCACTGGGACCGCCGCCTGGACGCCCGGCTCGCCGCCGCGCTCATGGGTATCCAGGCCATCAAGGGCGTCGAGGTCGGCGACGGCTTCGACCTGGCCCGGGTCCCCGGCTCGAAGGCGCACGACGAGATCGTCGCCGCCGACGACGGCATCAAGCGCACCTCCGGCCGCTCCGGCGGCACCGAGGGCGGGCTCACCACCGGCGAGCTGCTGCGGGTCCGCGCCGCGATGAAGCCCATCGCCACCGTGCCGCGCGCCCTGGCCACCGTGGACGTCGTCACCGGCGAGGCCGCCAAGGCCCACCACCAGCGCTCCGACGTCTGCGCCGTCCCGGCCGCGGGCATCGTCGCGGAGGCGATGGTCGCCCTGGTCCTGGCCGACGCCGTCGCGGAGAAGTTCGGCGGCGACAGCGTGGCCGAGACCCACCGCAACGTCCAGTCGTACCTCGACCACCTCCAGATCCGATGA
- the aroB gene encoding 3-dehydroquinate synthase, with amino-acid sequence MTGPLVVLVGPMGVGKSTVGELLAARLGTGYRDTDADVVAEAGKPIAEIFYDEGEEHFRALERRAVEAALAGHAGVLSLGGGAVLDGTTRELLAGRPVVYLSMDVDEAVRRVGLNTARPLLAVNPRRQWRELMDARRPLYEEVATEVVTTDERTPEEVAQAIIDVLELPEGAAAPGVENTGMTEQGPTRIQVAGSAGTDPYEVLVGHQLLGELPQLIGDRAQRVAVLHPEALAETGEAVRQDLADQGYEAIAIQLPNAEEAKTVEVAAYCWKALGQTGFTRTDVIVGIGGGATTDVAGFVAASWLRGVRWIAIPTTVLGMVDAAVGGKTGINTAEGKNLVGAFHPPAGVLCDLAALDSLPVHDYVSGMAEIIKAGFIADPVILDLVEADPEGARTPAGPHTAELIERSIRVKAEVVSSDLKESGLREILNYGHTLGHAIEKNERYKWRHGAAVSIGMVFAAELGRLAGRLDDATADRHRSILESVGLPLTYRGDQWPKLLENMKVDKKSRGDLLRFIVLDALGKPTVLEGPDPAVLLAAYGEVSA; translated from the coding sequence ATGACCGGCCCCCTGGTCGTCCTCGTCGGCCCGATGGGCGTCGGCAAGTCCACCGTCGGCGAACTGCTCGCCGCCCGGCTCGGCACCGGCTACCGGGACACCGACGCGGACGTCGTGGCCGAGGCCGGCAAGCCGATCGCGGAGATCTTCTACGACGAGGGCGAGGAGCACTTCCGGGCCTTGGAGCGCCGGGCCGTCGAAGCGGCCCTCGCCGGACACGCGGGAGTCCTCTCCCTCGGCGGCGGGGCCGTCCTGGACGGGACGACCAGGGAGCTGCTGGCCGGCCGCCCGGTCGTCTACCTCTCCATGGACGTGGACGAGGCCGTCCGCCGCGTCGGGCTCAACACCGCCCGCCCGCTGCTCGCGGTCAACCCGCGCCGGCAGTGGCGCGAGCTGATGGACGCCCGCCGCCCCCTCTACGAAGAGGTCGCCACCGAGGTCGTCACCACCGACGAACGCACCCCCGAAGAGGTCGCCCAGGCGATCATCGACGTACTGGAACTGCCGGAGGGCGCAGCCGCCCCCGGCGTGGAGAACACCGGCATGACAGAGCAGGGCCCCACCCGCATCCAGGTCGCAGGCTCGGCGGGCACCGACCCGTACGAGGTCCTCGTCGGCCACCAGCTCCTCGGCGAGCTGCCCCAGCTCATCGGCGACCGCGCCCAGAGGGTCGCCGTCCTGCACCCCGAGGCGCTCGCCGAGACCGGTGAGGCGGTCCGCCAGGACCTCGCCGACCAGGGGTACGAGGCCATCGCCATCCAGCTGCCCAACGCCGAGGAGGCCAAGACCGTCGAGGTCGCCGCCTACTGCTGGAAGGCGCTCGGCCAGACCGGCTTCACCCGTACCGACGTGATCGTGGGCATCGGCGGCGGTGCCACCACGGACGTCGCCGGGTTCGTCGCGGCCAGCTGGCTGCGCGGGGTGCGCTGGATCGCGATCCCCACCACCGTGCTCGGCATGGTCGACGCGGCCGTCGGCGGCAAGACCGGCATCAACACCGCCGAGGGCAAGAACCTCGTCGGCGCCTTCCACCCGCCCGCCGGGGTCCTCTGCGACCTCGCCGCCCTGGACTCGCTGCCGGTCCACGACTACGTCTCCGGCATGGCCGAGATCATCAAGGCCGGTTTCATCGCCGACCCGGTCATCCTCGACCTGGTCGAGGCCGACCCCGAGGGCGCCCGCACGCCCGCCGGACCGCACACCGCCGAGCTGATCGAGAGGTCGATCCGGGTCAAGGCCGAGGTCGTCTCCAGCGACCTCAAGGAGTCCGGACTCCGCGAGATCCTCAACTACGGCCACACGCTGGGCCACGCCATCGAGAAGAACGAGCGCTACAAGTGGCGCCACGGCGCGGCCGTCTCCATCGGCATGGTCTTCGCCGCCGAGCTGGGCCGCCTCGCCGGACGCCTCGACGACGCCACCGCCGACCGGCACCGCAGCATCCTGGAGTCCGTGGGCCTGCCGCTCACCTACCGGGGCGACCAGTGGCCCAAGCTGCTGGAGAACATGAAGGTCGACAAGAAGTCCCGCGGCGACCTGCTGCGCTTCATCGTCCTGGACGCCCTCGGCAAGCCCACCGTCCTGGAGGGCCCCGATCCGGCCGTGCTGCTCGCCGCCTACGGGGAGGTCTCCGCGTGA
- a CDS encoding shikimate dehydrogenase, producing MPSVEARRAAVLGSPIAHSLSPVLHRAAYAELGLDHWSYDRFEVDEAALPGFIEGLDRSWAGLSLTMPLKRAIIPLLDEISPTAASVEAVNTVVFTGDGRRIGDNTDIPGMIAALRERGVEKVESAAVLGAGATASSALAALAVICAGPVTAYVRSRERGDEMRGWGQRLGVDVRVADWAEGARALEAPLVIATTPAGTTDAVAADVPQNPGILFDVLYEPWPTALAAAWSARGGTVVGGLDLLVHQALLQVERMTGRSPAPLAAMRQAGEAAIASR from the coding sequence ATGCCATCGGTTGAGGCCCGCCGGGCCGCCGTCCTCGGCTCGCCCATCGCCCACTCGCTCTCCCCGGTGCTGCACCGCGCCGCCTACGCCGAGCTGGGCCTCGACCACTGGTCCTACGACCGGTTCGAGGTCGACGAGGCGGCGCTGCCCGGCTTCATCGAGGGGCTGGACCGCTCCTGGGCCGGGCTCTCGCTGACCATGCCGCTCAAGCGGGCGATCATCCCGCTGCTGGACGAGATCAGCCCGACAGCCGCCTCGGTGGAGGCCGTCAACACGGTCGTCTTCACCGGGGACGGCCGCCGGATCGGCGACAACACGGACATCCCCGGCATGATCGCCGCCCTGCGGGAGCGCGGGGTCGAGAAGGTCGAGTCCGCCGCCGTCCTCGGCGCCGGCGCCACCGCCTCCTCCGCCCTCGCCGCGCTCGCGGTCATCTGCGCCGGACCGGTCACCGCCTACGTACGCAGCCGGGAACGCGGCGACGAGATGCGCGGCTGGGGACAGCGCCTCGGCGTGGACGTCAGGGTCGCGGACTGGGCCGAGGGCGCCCGCGCGCTGGAGGCCCCCCTCGTCATCGCCACCACCCCGGCCGGAACGACGGACGCCGTGGCCGCCGACGTACCGCAGAACCCGGGCATCCTCTTCGACGTGCTGTACGAGCCCTGGCCGACGGCGCTGGCCGCCGCCTGGTCGGCGCGCGGCGGCACCGTCGTCGGAGGGCTGGACCTCCTTGTGCACCAGGCGCTGCTCCAGGTCGAGCGGATGACGGGCCGGAGCCCGGCCCCGCTGGCGGCCATGCGGCAGGCCGGGGAAGCCGCGATCGCGTCCCGCTGA
- the mltG gene encoding endolytic transglycosylase MltG, with product MTEYGRGPGSEPWHPEDPLYGDQGWGGRQAAHGQGQYGDQQQSYPQDPYAQNHQQHQDPQQYQQHQYDQQQYPQYEQQAHQHQQQYGAQHQDPYGQQPPAQPQYDGGWDSGQQAAVPYGAEPQDPYYAQQQAGYGESHDYYGTPDAYPPPQPPGRREAERRQPEQQKPSTDWDPDEPQEETHPFFTGADEPAAREPRDDDDDPDDDASRSARRDRGDGERRGGKGKKKSRNGCACLIVSLVLVGGLGGVSYVGYTYWKKQFGAPADFAGSGTDEQVEVEIPEGALGYDIANILRKQGVIKSSDAFVAAQNSNPKGRSIQAGVYLLKKEMSGASAVELMLDPKSQNAFVIPEGTRNVTVYAKIDERLGLAKGTTAKIAKTKAESLGLPDWADDNPDVKDPLEGFLYPAAYPVAKGSKPEDALKRMVTRANKEYDKLDLEAVAKKHKLDGPWQVITVASLVQVEGKTHDDFRKMAEVVYNRLKPTNTETNQLLQFDSAFNYLKKQSNINISESEILSNKDPYNTYTQKGLTPGPISNPGADALGAALNPTTDGWLYFVATDGQHKTEFAKTYDEHLKLKEKFDAIG from the coding sequence ATGACTGAGTATGGCCGGGGCCCCGGCTCCGAACCGTGGCATCCCGAGGACCCCTTGTACGGGGACCAGGGATGGGGAGGCCGTCAGGCCGCCCACGGCCAGGGCCAGTACGGCGACCAGCAGCAGTCCTATCCGCAGGACCCGTACGCCCAGAACCACCAGCAGCACCAGGACCCCCAGCAGTACCAGCAGCATCAGTACGACCAGCAGCAGTACCCGCAGTACGAGCAGCAGGCGCACCAGCACCAGCAGCAGTACGGCGCGCAGCACCAGGACCCGTACGGCCAGCAGCCTCCCGCCCAGCCGCAGTACGACGGCGGCTGGGACTCCGGTCAGCAGGCCGCCGTGCCGTACGGGGCCGAGCCCCAGGACCCGTACTACGCCCAGCAGCAGGCGGGGTACGGCGAATCGCACGACTACTACGGCACGCCCGATGCCTACCCCCCGCCGCAGCCGCCGGGCCGCCGCGAGGCCGAGCGCCGGCAGCCGGAGCAGCAGAAGCCGTCGACGGACTGGGACCCGGACGAGCCGCAGGAAGAGACGCATCCTTTCTTCACCGGCGCCGACGAGCCCGCCGCCCGCGAGCCCCGCGACGACGACGATGACCCGGACGACGACGCCTCGCGCTCCGCACGGCGGGACCGCGGCGACGGCGAGCGCCGGGGCGGCAAGGGCAAGAAGAAGAGCCGCAACGGCTGCGCCTGCCTGATCGTCTCCCTCGTCCTGGTCGGCGGCCTCGGGGGAGTGTCGTACGTCGGCTACACCTACTGGAAGAAGCAGTTCGGCGCCCCGGCCGACTTCGCGGGGTCGGGCACCGACGAGCAGGTCGAGGTCGAGATCCCCGAGGGGGCGCTCGGCTACGACATCGCGAACATCCTGCGCAAGCAGGGCGTCATCAAGTCCTCCGACGCCTTCGTGGCGGCGCAGAACAGCAACCCCAAGGGCCGGTCGATCCAGGCCGGCGTCTACCTCCTGAAGAAGGAGATGTCGGGGGCCAGCGCGGTGGAGCTGATGCTCGACCCCAAGAGCCAGAACGCCTTCGTGATCCCCGAGGGGACCCGTAACGTCACGGTCTACGCCAAGATCGACGAGCGGCTGGGGCTGGCGAAGGGCACCACGGCGAAGATCGCCAAGACCAAGGCGGAGTCGCTGGGCCTGCCCGACTGGGCGGACGACAACCCGGACGTGAAGGACCCGCTGGAGGGCTTCCTGTACCCGGCGGCCTATCCGGTCGCCAAGGGGTCGAAGCCCGAGGACGCGCTGAAGCGGATGGTCACGCGGGCGAACAAGGAGTACGACAAACTCGACCTGGAAGCCGTCGCCAAGAAGCACAAGCTGGACGGGCCGTGGCAGGTCATCACGGTGGCGAGCCTGGTGCAGGTGGAGGGCAAGACCCACGACGACTTCCGGAAGATGGCCGAGGTCGTCTACAACCGCCTCAAGCCCACCAACACCGAGACGAACCAGCTGCTTCAGTTCGACTCGGCGTTCAACTACCTCAAGAAGCAGAGCAACATCAACATCAGCGAGTCCGAGATCCTCAGCAACAAGGACCCGTACAACACGTACACGCAGAAGGGCCTCACACCGGGGCCCATCAGCAACCCCGGTGCCGATGCGCTCGGCGCGGCCCTGAACCCCACGACGGACGGCTGGCTGTACTTCGTCGCGACGGACGGTCAGCACAAGACCGAGTTCGCCAAGACCTACGACGAGCACCTCAAGCTCAAGGAAAAGTTCGATGCCATCGGTTGA
- the ruvX gene encoding Holliday junction resolvase RuvX gives MTRMRRGRRLAVDVGDARIGVASCDPDGILATPVETVPGRDVPAAHRRLRQIVEEYEPIEVILGLPRSLGGGEGPAAAKVRDFAQAFARSIAPVPVRLVDERMTTVTAAQGMRASGVKSKKGRSVIDQAAAVVILQNALESERASGNPPGEGVEVVV, from the coding sequence ATGACGCGGATGCGCCGGGGCCGACGGCTCGCCGTCGACGTAGGGGACGCCCGGATCGGGGTCGCCTCGTGCGACCCCGACGGGATCCTGGCCACGCCGGTGGAGACCGTGCCGGGACGCGATGTCCCGGCCGCCCACCGGCGGCTCCGCCAGATCGTCGAGGAGTACGAGCCGATCGAGGTCATCCTCGGTCTGCCGCGCTCCCTCGGCGGTGGCGAGGGCCCCGCGGCAGCCAAGGTCCGCGACTTCGCCCAGGCGTTCGCCCGTTCGATCGCACCCGTTCCGGTGCGGCTGGTGGACGAGAGGATGACCACAGTGACGGCCGCTCAGGGCATGCGCGCCTCGGGCGTGAAGTCCAAGAAGGGCCGATCTGTCATCGACCAGGCTGCCGCTGTGGTGATCCTTCAGAACGCTCTGGAGTCCGAACGGGCGTCAGGCAATCCCCCCGGCGAGGGCGTCGAAGTGGTTGTCTGA
- the aroQ gene encoding type II 3-dehydroquinate dehydratase, producing MTRRVFVLNGPNLGRLGSREPDVYGATSYTGLVETCTALGKELGFDVDVRETNDEGELIRWLHEAADGSIPVVINPGAFTHYSYGMRDAAAQRTAPLIEVHISNPYAREEFRHTSVIAPVATGTIAGFGIGSYRLALRALADELTD from the coding sequence GTGACCCGCAGGGTCTTCGTCCTGAACGGCCCCAACCTCGGCCGCCTCGGCTCCCGTGAACCCGACGTCTACGGTGCCACCTCCTACACCGGACTCGTCGAGACCTGCACCGCGCTCGGCAAGGAGCTCGGCTTCGACGTCGACGTACGCGAGACGAACGACGAGGGCGAACTGATCCGCTGGCTCCACGAGGCGGCGGACGGTTCGATCCCGGTCGTCATCAACCCGGGCGCCTTCACGCACTACTCGTACGGCATGCGGGACGCGGCCGCCCAGCGCACCGCCCCGCTGATCGAGGTGCACATCTCCAACCCGTACGCCCGCGAGGAGTTCCGGCACACCTCCGTCATCGCCCCGGTGGCCACGGGCACGATCGCCGGATTCGGCATCGGCTCCTACCGGCTCGCCCTGCGCGCCCTCGCCGACGAACTGACGGACTGA